The Rhodopseudomonas palustris genome window below encodes:
- a CDS encoding polysaccharide biosynthesis/export family protein yields the protein MAPVRLDHAFRLSMIAVMAALALGGCMRRSGPVAIQPSNALDSMAYGGRAAYAPAPMPGPHSEYRLDAGDRLRIVVYGQEGLTNTYAIDASGAITMPLIGSVPARGRTPAGLAAAISARLRNGFIREPSVAVEIDQYRPFYILGEVLAPGQYPYVPGMTVESAVAIAGGFSPRARRDSVTLTHPDGGAMVRAVVPLGTPLTPGDTVMVSERWF from the coding sequence ATGGCTCCAGTGCGTTTGGACCACGCGTTTCGATTGTCGATGATTGCCGTGATGGCAGCGCTTGCGCTCGGCGGCTGCATGCGGCGGTCGGGCCCGGTCGCGATCCAGCCGTCCAACGCCCTCGACAGCATGGCCTATGGTGGCCGGGCCGCCTATGCGCCAGCGCCGATGCCCGGCCCGCATTCGGAATATCGCCTCGATGCCGGCGACCGGCTGCGCATCGTGGTCTACGGCCAGGAAGGTCTCACCAACACCTACGCGATCGACGCCTCCGGCGCGATCACCATGCCGCTGATCGGCAGCGTCCCCGCGCGCGGCCGCACCCCCGCCGGTCTGGCCGCCGCGATCTCCGCGCGGCTGCGCAACGGCTTCATCCGCGAGCCGTCGGTGGCGGTCGAAATCGATCAGTATCGGCCGTTCTACATTCTCGGCGAGGTGCTGGCGCCCGGCCAATATCCCTATGTGCCGGGCATGACGGTGGAGAGCGCGGTCGCGATTGCCGGCGGCTTCTCGCCGCGCGCCCGCCGTGACAGCGTGACGCTGACGCACCCCGATGGCGGCGCGATGGTCCGTGCGGTGGTCCCGCTCGGTACCCCGCTGACGCCGGGCGACACCGTGATGGTCAGTGAACGCTGGTTCTGA
- the msrA gene encoding peptide-methionine (S)-S-oxide reductase MsrA — protein sequence MFFTRKTTAMPSASEALPGRATPIPTARSHFVNGHRIQPPYPEGLQRAVFGLGCFWGAERKFWELGDGVYSTAVGYAGGYTPNPTYEEVCSGRTGHTEAVLVVFDPTKISYEALLKTFWESHDPTQGMRQGNDVGSQYRSAIYTFGEAQARAVDASREAYQQALGAKRFGSITTEIAPAGEFYFAEDYHQQYLAKNPGGYCGLGGTGVSCPIGVGVNA from the coding sequence ATGTTCTTCACGCGTAAAACCACCGCGATGCCGAGCGCCAGCGAAGCGCTGCCGGGCCGCGCCACGCCGATTCCGACTGCGCGCAGCCATTTCGTCAACGGCCATCGCATCCAGCCGCCTTATCCCGAGGGGCTGCAGCGGGCGGTGTTCGGGCTCGGCTGTTTCTGGGGCGCGGAGCGCAAGTTCTGGGAGCTCGGCGACGGCGTCTATTCCACCGCGGTTGGCTATGCCGGCGGCTACACGCCGAACCCGACCTATGAGGAAGTCTGCTCCGGCCGCACCGGCCACACCGAAGCGGTGCTGGTGGTGTTCGATCCGACGAAGATCTCCTACGAAGCGCTGCTGAAGACGTTCTGGGAAAGCCACGACCCGACCCAGGGCATGCGCCAGGGCAACGATGTCGGCTCGCAATATCGCTCCGCGATCTACACCTTCGGCGAGGCGCAGGCGCGCGCGGTCGACGCGTCGCGCGAGGCCTATCAGCAGGCGCTCGGCGCCAAGCGCTTCGGGTCGATCACCACCGAGATCGCGCCGGCCGGCGAGTTCTATTTCGCCGAAGACTACCACCAGCAATATCTCGCCAAGAATCCCGGCGGCTATTGCGGTCTCGGCGGCACCGGCGTGTCCTGCCCGATCGGCGTCGGCGTCAACGCCTGA